A portion of the Streptomyces erythrochromogenes genome contains these proteins:
- a CDS encoding TlpA family protein disulfide reductase, with protein MGAAELGAEPGRRASLVQFSSAFCQPCRATRRILAEVAAMVEGVAHVEIDAEERLDLVRALGIEKTPTVLVLDATGRIVRRAAGMPRKVDVIAALGAAV; from the coding sequence CTGGGCGCCGCGGAGCTGGGTGCGGAGCCGGGGCGCCGGGCCAGCCTGGTGCAGTTCTCCAGCGCCTTCTGCCAGCCCTGCCGGGCCACGCGGCGGATCCTCGCCGAGGTCGCGGCGATGGTCGAGGGCGTCGCGCACGTCGAGATCGACGCCGAGGAGCGGCTCGACCTGGTGCGGGCCCTGGGGATCGAGAAGACCCCGACCGTGCTCGTACTGGACGCCACGGGCCGCATCGTGCGGCGGGCGGCCGGCATGCCGCGCAAGGTCGACGTGATAGCCGCGCTCGGCGCCGCCGTATGA